A genomic window from Nocardioides rotundus includes:
- a CDS encoding anthranilate synthase family protein — MSSPVDARALLAELTGRSAWAIIRRKAAPTVGLIAGTPERLESLTDIPLEEGVPEPGRNVDRLVAVPFRQVRERGFEAIDDDTPLVAIAIDEEHEVAVDDLLAALPDEEVDFTDRGGFELDDEEYAGIVEAIIRDEIGQGEGANLVIGRHYRAQVADWDAAKALTVFRRLLERERGAYWTFVVFTGERYLIGATPERHVSVTPAADGSDVRMNPISGTFRVPRLTGASSDRATADTLSPEEQELKERLLEFLADEKEIYELFMVVDEELKMMCEVCHEGGQVLGPFLKPMTHLIHTEYLLAGRSHQDPREILRDTMFAATVTGAPVENACRLIADYEQEGRGYYASALALFGRDREGRATMDSPILIRTADVDVDGNLKVTAGATLVRDSDPDYETAETHAKAGGILSAFGLVDRAPGSGEAAAGLARDEDVQLTLGSRNQRLSRFWLTEQAETPVDPGVAGKRVVILHGEDDFVNMLRHVFGVLGLDSEVVRHEDYVTGAFDGADLVVIGPGPGDPRDGDHPKIASFRRAVDDVLASGQPFLAVCLGHQTLAERLGIPLAFKDIVFQGTQSAVRVAGRRERVGFYNTFVARPDGPLPEGVSVEADEESGDVHVLRGPHYTGIQFHAESILTERGFDLLDEIVRDLLERETVD, encoded by the coding sequence ATGAGCAGTCCCGTCGATGCCCGCGCCCTCCTCGCAGAGCTGACGGGGCGGTCGGCGTGGGCGATCATCCGCCGCAAGGCCGCGCCGACGGTGGGTCTCATCGCGGGGACGCCGGAGCGGCTGGAGTCGCTGACCGACATCCCGCTGGAGGAGGGGGTGCCGGAGCCGGGCCGCAACGTCGATCGCCTGGTCGCCGTACCCTTCCGACAGGTCCGCGAGCGCGGCTTCGAGGCGATCGACGACGACACCCCGCTGGTCGCGATCGCGATCGACGAGGAGCACGAGGTCGCCGTCGACGACCTGCTCGCCGCGCTGCCCGACGAGGAGGTGGACTTCACCGACCGGGGCGGCTTCGAGCTTGACGACGAGGAGTACGCCGGCATCGTCGAGGCGATCATCCGCGACGAGATCGGGCAGGGCGAGGGCGCCAACCTGGTGATCGGGCGGCACTACCGCGCCCAGGTCGCGGACTGGGACGCGGCCAAGGCGCTCACCGTCTTCCGCCGGCTGTTGGAGCGGGAGCGGGGTGCCTACTGGACCTTCGTGGTCTTCACCGGGGAGCGCTACCTGATCGGCGCGACCCCCGAGCGGCACGTCAGCGTGACGCCGGCGGCCGACGGGTCCGACGTACGGATGAACCCGATCTCCGGCACCTTCCGGGTCCCGCGCCTGACCGGCGCGAGCAGCGATCGCGCCACCGCCGACACGCTGTCGCCGGAGGAGCAGGAGCTCAAGGAGCGACTGCTGGAGTTCCTCGCCGACGAGAAGGAGATCTACGAGCTCTTCATGGTGGTGGATGAGGAGCTGAAGATGATGTGCGAGGTCTGCCACGAGGGCGGCCAGGTGCTCGGCCCGTTCCTCAAGCCGATGACGCACCTCATCCACACCGAGTACCTCCTCGCCGGGCGCAGCCACCAGGATCCCCGCGAGATCCTGCGGGACACCATGTTCGCGGCCACCGTCACGGGCGCACCCGTGGAGAACGCCTGCCGGCTGATCGCCGACTACGAGCAGGAGGGGCGCGGCTACTACGCGAGCGCGCTCGCGCTGTTCGGCCGTGACCGCGAGGGGCGGGCCACGATGGACAGCCCGATCCTCATCCGTACGGCGGACGTCGACGTGGACGGGAACCTGAAGGTGACCGCCGGTGCGACCCTGGTCCGCGACTCCGACCCGGACTACGAGACCGCGGAGACCCACGCGAAGGCCGGCGGCATCCTGTCCGCCTTCGGGCTGGTCGACCGCGCGCCCGGCTCCGGCGAGGCGGCGGCCGGGCTGGCCCGGGACGAGGACGTGCAGCTCACGCTGGGCTCTCGGAACCAGCGACTGAGCCGGTTCTGGCTGACCGAGCAGGCCGAGACTCCCGTCGACCCCGGGGTCGCGGGCAAGCGGGTGGTGATCCTGCACGGCGAGGACGACTTCGTGAACATGCTGCGCCACGTCTTCGGAGTGCTCGGCCTGGACAGCGAGGTGGTGCGGCACGAGGACTACGTCACCGGCGCCTTCGACGGGGCCGACCTGGTCGTGATCGGGCCCGGGCCGGGCGACCCCCGTGACGGCGACCACCCCAAGATCGCGTCTTTCCGCCGCGCCGTCGACGACGTGCTCGCCTCGGGGCAGCCGTTCCTCGCGGTCTGCCTGGGACACCAGACCCTGGCCGAGCGGCTGGGGATCCCGCTGGCGTTCAAGGACATCGTCTTCCAGGGCACCCAGTCCGCCGTCCGCGTGGCGGGTCGCCGCGAGCGGGTCGGCTTCTACAACACCTTCGTCGCGCGCCCGGACGGGCCGCTCCCCGAGGGGGTCAGCGTCGAGGCCGACGAGGAGTCCGGCGACGTGCACGTGCTGCGCGGCCCGCACTACACCGGCATCCAGTTCCACGCCGAGTCGATCCTCACCGAGCGCGGCTTCGACCTGCTCGACGAGATCGTGCGGGATCTGCTCGAGCGTGAGACCGTCGACTAG
- a CDS encoding sensor histidine kinase, protein MNVVPSDGWHYRRSLASRVTLLTTIAVGVAIAAMAFATFITVRSQTMAALDESLLERAQGAARTGTLSALTAQAGVPSWMLGAADVRIFFVTADGRYRSADRGPDLNLGRPEVEVAAGREPYNLRTIHQGSTTLRVVSVPTTQDGEALVLAQSTEPQQATMRKLGTALVLLGGAGVIGAALAGWAVAANGLRPVRRLTTAVEEIAETSRLTPLRVEGDDEVARLSTAFNQLLAAVEASQGRQRRLVADASHELRTPLTSLRTNLDLLAQADSLPSSAMTPEARRELLDDVRAQIEEMTTLIGDLVELARDEPTAPAAEEDVDLAEMVDRALARVRRRAPGLAFDVHAEPWIVRGEPGALERAVTNLLDNAAKWSPPEGTVTVDLHDGTLLVADQGPGISEQDLPHVFERFYRSSESRTMPGSGLGLSIVHQVATRHGGSVSAANGEPRPGGPDGCGPGARLSLTLPGSPR, encoded by the coding sequence GATCGCGGCGATGGCCTTCGCCACCTTCATCACCGTGCGCAGCCAGACCATGGCCGCGCTGGACGAGTCGCTGCTCGAGCGGGCCCAGGGCGCCGCGCGCACCGGCACGCTCAGCGCGCTGACCGCGCAGGCGGGCGTGCCGTCGTGGATGCTCGGCGCGGCCGACGTACGCATCTTCTTCGTCACCGCCGACGGCCGCTACCGCTCCGCCGACCGCGGCCCCGACCTCAACCTCGGGCGTCCGGAGGTCGAGGTCGCCGCGGGCCGCGAGCCCTACAACCTGCGCACGATCCACCAGGGCAGCACGACGCTGCGGGTGGTCAGCGTGCCGACGACGCAGGACGGCGAGGCGCTGGTGCTCGCCCAGTCGACCGAACCGCAGCAGGCGACCATGCGCAAACTCGGTACGGCGCTCGTCCTGCTCGGAGGCGCGGGCGTGATCGGCGCCGCCCTGGCCGGGTGGGCGGTGGCCGCGAACGGGCTGCGGCCGGTGCGGCGGCTCACCACCGCGGTCGAGGAGATCGCCGAGACCTCCCGGCTCACGCCGCTGAGGGTCGAGGGCGACGACGAGGTGGCCCGGCTCTCCACCGCGTTCAACCAGCTGCTGGCGGCGGTCGAGGCCTCCCAGGGCCGGCAGCGGCGGCTGGTCGCGGACGCCTCGCACGAGCTGCGCACCCCCCTCACCTCGCTGCGGACCAACCTGGACCTGCTCGCGCAGGCCGACTCCCTGCCGTCCTCGGCCATGACGCCGGAGGCCCGGCGCGAGCTGCTGGACGACGTGCGCGCGCAGATCGAGGAGATGACCACGCTTATCGGCGACCTGGTCGAGCTCGCGCGGGACGAGCCGACGGCACCCGCCGCGGAGGAGGACGTGGACCTGGCCGAGATGGTGGACCGTGCGCTCGCGCGAGTACGCCGCCGCGCGCCGGGGCTGGCCTTCGACGTGCACGCCGAGCCGTGGATCGTCCGCGGCGAGCCGGGCGCCCTGGAGCGCGCGGTGACGAACCTGCTGGACAACGCGGCGAAGTGGTCGCCGCCGGAGGGCACGGTCACCGTCGACCTGCACGACGGCACCCTGCTGGTCGCCGACCAGGGACCGGGCATCTCCGAGCAGGACCTGCCGCACGTCTTCGAGCGCTTCTACCGCTCCTCGGAGTCCCGCACGATGCCGGGCTCCGGGCTCGGCCTCTCGATCGTGCACCAGGTCGCGACCCGGCACGGCGGCTCGGTGTCCGCCGCGAACGGCGAGCCGCGCCCGGGCGGCCCCGACGGCTGCGGCCCGGGGGCCCGACTCTCCCTCACCCTGCCCGGCTCTCCGCGCTAG